From the genome of Alphaproteobacteria bacterium, one region includes:
- a CDS encoding aspartate kinase encodes MARLVVKFGGTSVGDTDRIENVARMVQLEVERGHQLAVVVSAMSGVTNQLVGHVDKIMPLHDWREYDVVVSTGEQVTIGLLALALHKRGVKARSFASWQLPIRTNGAHGRARIQSIGTEAIEQAMAEGVVAVVPGFQGISGEGRITTLGRGGSDTSAVALAAALKAERCDIYTDVDGVYTTDPRITDKARKLPMVTYEEMLEMASLGSKVLQTRSVELAMNHRVRVQVLASFRKLNGEVSFDVPPGSDLPGTLVVDEEEIMAKGLEQSVVSGIAYDTNEAKVTVANVADRPGVAAALFGPLAAANINVDMIVQNVSSDGKSTDITFTIPKTDLARASAELEKHKAALGFTELHTDANVCKLSVIGVGMRSHAGVALTMFETLARRGINIEVISTSEIKISVLIAAEYTELAVRALHTAYDLDAA; translated from the coding sequence ATGGCTCGTCTCGTCGTGAAGTTCGGCGGCACGTCGGTCGGTGACACCGATCGCATCGAGAACGTCGCGCGCATGGTCCAGCTCGAGGTCGAGCGCGGGCATCAGCTCGCCGTGGTCGTCTCGGCGATGTCCGGCGTCACCAACCAGCTGGTCGGCCACGTCGACAAGATCATGCCGCTGCACGACTGGCGCGAGTACGACGTCGTGGTGTCGACCGGCGAGCAGGTCACCATCGGCCTGCTGGCGCTGGCGCTGCACAAGCGCGGCGTCAAGGCGCGCTCCTTCGCCTCCTGGCAATTGCCGATCCGCACCAACGGGGCGCATGGCCGCGCCCGCATCCAGTCGATCGGCACCGAGGCGATCGAGCAGGCGATGGCCGAGGGCGTCGTCGCCGTCGTGCCGGGCTTCCAGGGGATCAGCGGCGAGGGCCGCATCACCACGCTGGGCCGCGGCGGCTCCGACACCTCGGCGGTGGCGCTGGCGGCGGCGCTGAAGGCGGAGCGCTGCGACATCTACACCGACGTCGACGGCGTCTACACCACCGACCCGCGCATCACCGACAAGGCGCGCAAGCTGCCGATGGTGACCTACGAGGAGATGCTCGAGATGGCCTCGCTGGGCTCGAAGGTGCTGCAGACACGCTCCGTCGAGCTGGCGATGAACCACCGCGTCAGGGTTCAGGTGCTGGCGTCGTTCCGCAAGCTTAACGGCGAGGTTTCCTTCGACGTGCCGCCGGGCAGCGACCTGCCGGGCACGCTCGTCGTCGATGAGGAAGAGATCATGGCCAAGGGTCTGGAACAGTCCGTCGTCAGCGGCATCGCCTACGACACCAACGAGGCCAAGGTCACGGTGGCCAACGTCGCCGACCGCCCGGGCGTCGCTGCGGCGCTGTTCGGACCGCTGGCCGCGGCCAACATCAATGTCGACATGATCGTCCAGAACGTGTCGTCGGACGGCAAGTCGACCGACATCACCTTCACCATCCCCAAGACCGACCTGGCGCGTGCCAGCGCCGAGCTCGAGAAGCACAAGGCCGCCCTGGGATTCACCGAGCTGCACACCGACGCCAACGTCTGCAAGCTCTCGGTGATCGGCGTCGGAATGCGCAGTCACGCCGGCGTGGCACTGACCATGTTCGAGACCCTGGCCAGACGCGGCATCAACATCGAGGTGATCTCGACCTCGGAGATCAAG
- the ubiG gene encoding bifunctional 2-polyprenyl-6-hydroxyphenol methylase/3-demethylubiquinol 3-O-methyltransferase UbiG, with amino-acid sequence MASTVDAGEVERFSRIAEEWWDEGGKFAPLHRLNPARIGFIRDRVAGHFGRDPLDFGEKGTGPLHGLRILDIGCGGGLVCEPMARLGAEVTGIDASERNVGVARLHAERMGLAVDYRAGTAEMLRDEGRQYDVVLALEIVEHVADVDLFIACCAALVKPGGVLILSTLNRTTKAFALAIIGAEYVMRWLPRGTHDWRKFLKPSEVARGLRAAGLSVEELAGIVYSPITGRWRIDPRDLDVNYMMLATRPRS; translated from the coding sequence ATGGCCAGCACCGTCGATGCCGGCGAGGTCGAACGCTTCTCGCGCATCGCCGAGGAATGGTGGGATGAGGGCGGCAAGTTCGCCCCGCTGCATCGCCTCAACCCGGCCCGCATCGGCTTCATCCGCGACCGCGTCGCCGGCCATTTCGGCCGCGATCCGCTGGATTTCGGCGAGAAGGGGACCGGCCCGCTGCACGGCCTGCGGATCCTCGACATCGGCTGCGGCGGCGGCCTGGTCTGCGAGCCCATGGCGCGCCTGGGCGCCGAGGTCACCGGCATCGACGCCTCCGAGCGCAATGTCGGCGTGGCGCGCCTGCATGCCGAGCGCATGGGCCTCGCCGTCGACTACCGCGCCGGCACCGCCGAGATGCTGCGCGACGAGGGCAGGCAATACGACGTCGTGCTGGCGCTGGAGATCGTCGAGCATGTCGCCGACGTCGATCTTTTCATCGCCTGCTGCGCAGCGCTGGTGAAGCCCGGCGGCGTGCTGATCCTCTCGACCCTGAACCGCACGACCAAGGCTTTTGCCCTGGCCATCATCGGCGCCGAGTACGTCATGCGCTGGCTGCCGCGCGGCACGCATGACTGGCGCAAGTTCCTCAAGCCCTCGGAAGTGGCGCGCGGCCTGCGCGCCGCCGGGCTTTCCGTGGAGGAGCTGGCGGGCATCGTCTACAGCCCGATCACCGGGCGCTGGCGCATCGACCCGCGCGACCTCGACGTCAACTACATGATGCTGGCGACGAGGCCGCGCTCCTAG
- a CDS encoding selenoprotein B glycine/betaine/sarcosine/D-proline reductase, giving the protein MARLEDLTPAMAERLRALECPVYASAPFVAGGKLSGRRVAIVSSAGIHRRGEPPMMPGANELRELPASLPAGDIVMTHVSVNYDRTGFQRDINTIYPIDRLRELAEEGVIGSIADTHFVVMGANDPKQWDALADQLAQRLRQDRVDAVLLSPV; this is encoded by the coding sequence ATGGCGCGGCTCGAGGATCTGACACCGGCGATGGCCGAGCGGCTGCGTGCGCTGGAGTGCCCGGTGTACGCCAGCGCGCCCTTCGTCGCCGGCGGCAAGCTGTCGGGCCGGCGCGTCGCCATCGTCAGCTCGGCCGGCATCCATCGCCGCGGCGAGCCGCCGATGATGCCCGGCGCCAACGAGTTGCGCGAATTGCCGGCGTCGCTGCCCGCCGGCGACATCGTCATGACCCATGTCTCGGTGAACTACGACCGCACCGGCTTCCAGCGCGACATCAACACGATCTATCCGATCGACCGGCTGCGCGAGCTGGCCGAAGAGGGCGTCATCGGCTCCATCGCCGACACGCACTTCGTTGTGATGGGCGCCAACGATCCGAAGCAATGGGACGCGCTGGCCGATCAGCTCGCCCAGCGCCTGCGCCAGGATCGCGTCGATGCGGTGCTGCTCAGCCCGGTTTGA